TCGGGCGACACGGCCTTTCGCAGCGCGCGGCTGACCCTTGCCGACTGGCTCCATATGGATCAGAAACCCATTGCCAAGCGCCTGGCGCTCTCGCTGCCGCTGCTTGCCGCGGGCGCGCTGCTCTCGCAGATCAACTTTGACGTGGTGTGGCGCTATTTCTCCTGGAGCAACCAGACGCTCGCCATGATGGCGCTCTGGGCAGGCGCGGTGTACCTGCACCGCTACAGCCGCTACCGCTTCGGCTGGGGCATCGCGGCGGTGCCGGCCGTGTTTATGTCGGCGGTGTCCATGACGTATATCCTGCAGGCGCCCGAGGGGTTCCGGCTGTCCGCGGCCATCGCCTACCCCTGCGGCGTGGCATTTGCCGCCCTGACGCTGGCGCTGTTTTGCTGGTACATGCACAGGCGCCCCCGCCAGGCGGAGGATGCGCTGCAGCAGAGCGCCTAAGCGCGGCGTCGTAGGCGGACGGCCCCGAAAAAAACAGGGACCGCACGCCGCTTACAGGGGCAACCTGCGGACGCCCTGCGCCCCCTTTGGCGCTGCGCGCGGGGCGGCGGCGTCCTATTTGCGCGTCTCCCGCGCAAAAATGACCAAACGGTAAACTTTTTGCCCGCCCAGCGCGCCCCTCGCATAGGCGAACGCGCACGGCCCCAGGCGTTTACGCCCGCCTGCGCAGGCGGGCGCGCGGGCAAAAGGCCCTTCCCTCAAAAGGGACAATGCGCTATAATAAACAAAACAACGCAAGGCGCATTGTGCCAGAGGCGCGCCTGCATGTATCATCAACAACAAGGGGGTATTTGCAATGATTGAAATTATCTGCGGCAAAAAGGGATCAGGCAAAACCAAACGGCTCATCAGCCAGACCAACGAGGCGGTGGAGTCCAGCCGCGGTAACATCATCTTTATCGATGATGACAAGGATTATCTCTACGATATCCGCCACCAGGTCCGCTTTATTGACGCAAGCGAGTATGACATCGACAGCCCCAAAATGTTCTACGGCTTCCTTTGCGGACTGGTCGCGCAGGACTTTGACCTGGACACCATCTTCATCGACGCCTTCCTGCGCATCGTCAAATACCCGATGAGCCAGCTGGAGGAGTGCTTCCAGCACATGGAGCGCATTGTGGAAAAACACAACATCCGCCTGGTGCTGAGCGTATCGTGCGCCGAGGAGGAGATCCCCGAATACGCCGCAAAATATATCCAGAAATAGAAAACGCCCCGATACAAGCAACACACACGCCTGTGACGGCCCCTTTGGCCGTGGCAGGCGTTTTGAAAGGACGATGTACATCTTGCAGTACTGCAGCACAAGAGACGCAAGCCTCCGCCGCACGGGCGCGCAGGCGATACTGGAGGGCCTGGCGCCCGATGGCGGGCTGTACGTGCCCGTGCAGGTGCCCCGCGTAAGCCTCGGCCAGATCGCATCGCTGTGCGATATGGACTACACCGACCGCGCGCGCGCCATCCTGCCGCGCTTTTTGGACGACTACACGCCCGAGGAGATCGCGGCGTGCGCCCGCCTTTCCTATCGGGAGGGTCGCTACGACGACGCGCGCATCGTGCCGCTGGTCGAGCTGGACGGGGCGCTCTCGCTGGCCGAGCTGTTCCACGGCCCCACGCTCGCCTTTAAGGACATGGCCCTGCAGATCATGCCCCGGCTGCTTTCGCTGGCGGCGAAAAAGTGCGGCGTCAAGGACGACGTGCTGATATTGGTGGCCACATCGGGCGACACGGGCAAGGCCGCGCTGGAGGGCTTCCTGGACGTGCCCGGCACGCGCATCGTGGTCTTTTATCCAGCCGAGGGTGTCAGCCACGCGCAGTACCTGCAGATGGCCACGCAGGCGGGGAGCAACACGCACGTGGTGGGCGTGACAGGCAATTTTGACGACTGCCAGCGCGGCGTCAAGGCGCTGTTCGCCTCGCCGGACTTCCAGGCGCGCCTGCGCCAGGCGGGCTGCCAGTCCTCCAGCGCCAACTCCATCAACTGGGGCCGGCTGCTGCCTCAGATCGTCTACTATTTTTCCGCCTACGCGGACCTGTGCAAAGAGGGCCGCGTGACGCTGGGCGATCCGGTCAACTTCGTCGTGCCCACCGGCAACTTCGGCGATATCCTCGCGGGCGAGTACGCGCGCGCCATGGGCTTGCCCGTAGGCAGGCTGATCTGCGCCTCCAACGCCAACAATGTGCTGGTGGACTTCTTCCGCACCGGCAAATACGACCGCCGGCGCACCTTCTACAAGACCATGAGCCCCTCGATGGACATCCTGGTCTCCAGCAACTTAGAGCGGCTGCTGTTCATGCGCTCGGGCATGGACGACGCGCGCGTCAAGGGTTGGATGGCCCAGCTCTCCGGCGCGGGGGATTACGACGTCTCCGGCCTCTACGAGGCGATCACGCAGGGGTTCTATGCCGCAAGCGCGAGCGAGGCGGACACCGCGCGCGCCATCGCGCGGGCGTATGAAACCTGCCATTACGTGATGGACCCCCACACGGCGGTGGGCTATCACGTCTACGGCCAGTACGTCCAAGAGACGGGGGACGCGTCTACGCCCACCGTGCTGCTCTCCACGGCCAGCCCCTATAAATTTTCCGAGGCGGTGCTCTCGGCCATCTCGGGCAGCGCGCCCGCCGATACGTTCGCGGCCGCGGCCGCGGTGCAGCAGCTCTCGGGCGTGCCTGTGCCCGCAGCGCTCTCGGCGCTGGCCGACGCGCCCATCCGTCATAAGACGATCTGCGCGCCCGAAGAGATGGGCGCAGCCGTGCTGGCGCTGCTGTAAACGCGTTTTTTGCGCGCCTGCGCGCGCCTATACCTTAAAGGAGCCATTGCAACATGAGTGAGCAACCGAAAAAACCCGTCGTCTTTTCCGGTATCCAGCCCTCGGGGCTGATGACCATCGGCAACTACATCGGCGCCATCCGCAACTGGAAGGCGCTGCAGGAGGACTACGACTGCGTCTACAGCGTGGTGGACCTGCACGCCATCACCGTGCGGCAGGAGCCTGCGGCGCTGCGCGCCAACACCCGCAGCCTGCTTGCGCTGCTGATCGCCTGCGGGGTGGACCCGGAAAAAAGCGTGTTTTTTGTGCAGTCGCACGTGCCCCAGCACTGCGAGCTTGCCTGGCTGCTCAACTGTTATACGCCGGTGGGCGAACTTTCGCGCATGACCCAGTTTAAGGACAAGAGCGAGAAGCACGCGGGCAACGTCAACGCGGGGCTGCTGGATTACCCGGTGCTGATGGCCGCGGACATCCTGCTTTACCAGACCGATCTGGTGCCCGTGGGCGCGGATCAGAAGCAGCATCTGGAGATGTCGCGCAACCTGGCGGTGCGCTTCAACAACGCTTACTCGGAGACGTTCAAGGTGCCCGAGCCCTACATCCCGCCGGTGGGCGCGCGGGTGATGAGCCTGCAGGACCCCGCGCGCAAGATGTCCAAGTCCGACGAGGACGCCTGCTACGTGGCGCTGCTGGACGCGCCCGATGCGATCGCGCGCAAGGTGCGCCGCGCGGTGACCGATTCGGTGGGTGTGATCGCCTATACCGAGCAGCAGCCCGGCGTGCGCAATCTGATCGATATTTTAAGCGCCTTCTCCGGCCGCACGCCCGAGAGGATCGTGGCGGACTTTGCCGGCAGGGGTTATGGTGATTTGAAGGAGGCGACGGCCGAGGCCGTCATATCGGTGCTAGTGCCCATCCAAAAGGAGCACGCCCGCCTGATGGCGGATAAGGCCTATCTGGATGGCGTGATGCAGAGGGGCGCGCTGCAGGCCCAGCGCCGCGCGCAGCGCACGCTCGACAAGGTGCGCCGCAAGATCGGCTTTGTGCCGCTGCCCCGCTAGGCAGAGGGAGGGGACGAGAGCACCAAAGAGGATGGGCGCCAGCGGCAGAGACAGCGCAAGCAAGCGCGCCCGCCCTCTTTTTTTAAAGGCAAGGGAGGCGGGGCATAGGTGCAGGACGGCGCAGTGACGATCCGCCGGGCGCGCTTGCGGGATGTGCGCGGCATCCGCGCGATACTCAACGACAATATCGCGCACAAGACCAATACCATGGACGCGGCGCCCTGGAGCATGCTGCAGACGCTGGCGTGGTTTCTGCGGCACAACGAGCGCTATCCGATCCTGGTGGCGGAGTACGCCGGAGGCGTGGCGGGCTACGGGGCGCTGTCGGCATTCCGTGAGGGGGACGCATTTGCGCCCTGCATGGAAAACTCGGTCTACGTGCGCGCCGACGTGCAGCGCCGCGGCATCGGCACGCGGCTGCTGGAGGCCCTCAAGCGGGTGGCCCGCGCCCAGGGCGCGCGTGTGCTGGTGGCCACCGTTACCGCGGATAATCAGGCCAGCTTGGGCCTGCACGCCGCCTGCGGCTTTGTACGGATGGGCGTGCTGCGCGGGGCGTGCGCCTACCGCGGGCGCAGCGTGGATATCGCGCTTATGCAGTGCAGCCTGCAAGGGGATCCCCCCGGCGCAGAGGGTGTGTAGCGCATCAAAAAAGTGTCGCCCAGGATAAACTTTTGGTTGACTTCTTGCGTATAGGTGCGTATAATATTATTCTGCATCCATATGTTCCGATGGGGTATTTCCTCCTAGCGAGGAGAGATAGGGGATTATCTGTTGAGGCGACTGATGCAAGTGAATACAGCTCCGCTTGGCGGGGCATACTTAGCGCTAATATGAACATTTCGGACATCGCAATTTGAGGGGGATGGACCGGAAGGTTCTTATTGCCATTTTTAAGGGATGGGAGTGGTAAAAGGCATGCAGGAAGCAAAAGTGGGTATGCATGATGAACCAATGGGCAAACGGGTACGTAAGTCCTTTGCGCGCATCAAAGAAGTGCTGGACATGCCGGACTTGATTGAGGTACAGAAGAATTCGTACAAACGTTTTCTGGAGCAGGACCTCAAGGAAGTGCTGGCGGATGTCTCCCCCATCACCGATTATACCGACACGCTCGCGCTGGAGTTTGTCAGTTATCGGCTGGATGATGAGCCTAAATACGAGGTGGACGAGTGCAAGGAGCGCGACGTAAACTACGCCGCGCCGCTGCGCGTGGGCGTGCGCCTGATCAACCGCGAGACCGGCGAGGTGAAGGAGCAGGAGGTGTTCATGGGCGATTTCCCGCTCATGACCGAGACCGGTACCTTCATTATTAACGGCGCCGAGCGCGTCATCGTCAGCCAGCTGGTGCGCTCCCCCGGCGTCTATTACGATAAAACCATCGACAAAGTGGGCAAAAACCTGTTCTCCGCCACGGTCATTCCCAACCGCGGCGCGTGGCTGGAATACGAGACCGATTCCTCCGACGTGATGTACGTGCGCGTGGACCGCACGCGCAAGCTGCCCATGACGGTGCTGCTGCGCGCGTTCGGCTTCGGCACCGACGCGGAGATCATCGATCTATTGGGCGAGGATGAGCGCATCCTTGCCACCATTGAAAAGGACAACGCAAAGAGCGTCGAGGAGGGCCTGCTGGAGGTCTACCGCCGCCTGCGCCCCGGCGAGCCGCCCACGGTGGATAGCGCCAAGTCCCTGCTTTACAGCATGTTTTTCGACCCCAAGCGCTACGACCTGGCGCGCGTGGGCCGCTACAAATTCAATAAAAAGCTGGCGCTGGCCGCGCGCATCGCGGGCCAGGTGTCGGCCGATACCCTGGCGGACCCCGCCACGGGCGAGGTGCTGGTAGGCGAGGGGGAGACCATCTCGCGTACGGCCGCCTGGGCCATCCAAAACGCCGGCATCAATCACGTGTGGGTGCTGGTGGAGGATAAACGCGTCAAGGTGATCGGCAACGGCTTTGTGCAGACGCGCGCGGTGCTGGGCGATCGCTTTGAGGACATGAACCTGCCCGAGATGCTGCACGGCCAGACCATCGCGGCCATTTTAGAGGCGTGCGCAGGCGACGAGGAGAAGCTGCGCAGCGAGATCGCCGAGCGCATGACCGATCTTTCGCCCAAGCACATCCT
Above is a window of Maliibacterium massiliense DNA encoding:
- a CDS encoding GNAT family N-acetyltransferase; the encoded protein is MQDGAVTIRRARLRDVRGIRAILNDNIAHKTNTMDAAPWSMLQTLAWFLRHNERYPILVAEYAGGVAGYGALSAFREGDAFAPCMENSVYVRADVQRRGIGTRLLEALKRVARAQGARVLVATVTADNQASLGLHAACGFVRMGVLRGACAYRGRSVDIALMQCSLQGDPPGAEGV
- the thrC gene encoding threonine synthase, whose product is MQYCSTRDASLRRTGAQAILEGLAPDGGLYVPVQVPRVSLGQIASLCDMDYTDRARAILPRFLDDYTPEEIAACARLSYREGRYDDARIVPLVELDGALSLAELFHGPTLAFKDMALQIMPRLLSLAAKKCGVKDDVLILVATSGDTGKAALEGFLDVPGTRIVVFYPAEGVSHAQYLQMATQAGSNTHVVGVTGNFDDCQRGVKALFASPDFQARLRQAGCQSSSANSINWGRLLPQIVYYFSAYADLCKEGRVTLGDPVNFVVPTGNFGDILAGEYARAMGLPVGRLICASNANNVLVDFFRTGKYDRRRTFYKTMSPSMDILVSSNLERLLFMRSGMDDARVKGWMAQLSGAGDYDVSGLYEAITQGFYAASASEADTARAIARAYETCHYVMDPHTAVGYHVYGQYVQETGDASTPTVLLSTASPYKFSEAVLSAISGSAPADTFAAAAAVQQLSGVPVPAALSALADAPIRHKTICAPEEMGAAVLALL
- the trpS gene encoding tryptophan--tRNA ligase codes for the protein MSEQPKKPVVFSGIQPSGLMTIGNYIGAIRNWKALQEDYDCVYSVVDLHAITVRQEPAALRANTRSLLALLIACGVDPEKSVFFVQSHVPQHCELAWLLNCYTPVGELSRMTQFKDKSEKHAGNVNAGLLDYPVLMAADILLYQTDLVPVGADQKQHLEMSRNLAVRFNNAYSETFKVPEPYIPPVGARVMSLQDPARKMSKSDEDACYVALLDAPDAIARKVRRAVTDSVGVIAYTEQQPGVRNLIDILSAFSGRTPERIVADFAGRGYGDLKEATAEAVISVLVPIQKEHARLMADKAYLDGVMQRGALQAQRRAQRTLDKVRRKIGFVPLPR